The following coding sequences lie in one Xanthomonas hortorum pv. pelargonii genomic window:
- a CDS encoding superoxide dismutase family protein, translating into MRYRSSTIVALTALALAACSSTPPPPKTPPPPVARVVPTRPVQQAEAALASASGSLVSGRVVLVPALQGIRITGTVGGLRPGGVAGFHVHERGDCSAADASSAGAHFNPTGAPHGRGGSGAHHLGDMDNLRADAEGVAHLDMIIAGITLGDAAPTDVIGKALIVHADPDDYRSQPSGNAGARLACGVIRVTQWRTPPSQP; encoded by the coding sequence ATGCGTTACCGGTCGTCCACGATCGTCGCCCTCACCGCTCTGGCGCTGGCCGCCTGCAGCAGCACGCCACCACCGCCGAAGACACCGCCACCGCCCGTGGCGCGTGTCGTGCCCACCCGTCCGGTGCAACAGGCCGAAGCGGCGCTGGCCTCGGCCTCGGGCAGTCTGGTCAGCGGTCGGGTGGTGCTGGTACCTGCGTTACAGGGAATCCGCATCACCGGCACCGTCGGTGGCCTGCGCCCGGGCGGTGTTGCCGGCTTCCATGTGCACGAGCGCGGCGATTGCAGTGCCGCCGATGCCAGCAGCGCGGGTGCGCATTTCAATCCGACCGGTGCACCGCACGGGCGCGGCGGTAGCGGCGCGCATCACCTGGGCGATATGGACAATCTGCGCGCCGATGCCGAAGGCGTTGCGCACCTGGACATGATCATTGCCGGCATCACCCTGGGCGATGCCGCGCCCACCGATGTGATCGGCAAGGCGCTGATCGTGCATGCCGATCCAGACGACTATCGCAGCCAGCCCAGTGGCAATGCCGGCGCACGTCTGGCCTGCGGCGTCATTCGCGTCACCCAATGGCGCACACCCCCTTCGCAGCCCTGA
- a CDS encoding superoxide dismutase family protein: MRILPTTLFLVTALVLTACKRDEPAPADPAPAPQAGTPAEAAHGGEHAASMVTEAAATTTATAELKPTKGNEVKGTVSFKTVDGALRVTGQLSGLKPNSEHGFHIHEKGDCSAPDGSSAGGHFNPAQSDHGTVSADPHHGGDMPNIKADAQGNASIDGPVSSNVNLGKADQFDIAGHAVIVHADADDYKTQPTGNAGGRLACGVITTDNAPAATK, encoded by the coding sequence ATGCGCATTCTTCCCACGACGTTGTTCCTGGTCACCGCGTTGGTGCTGACCGCGTGCAAGCGCGACGAACCGGCACCGGCCGATCCTGCACCCGCACCGCAGGCCGGCACGCCAGCCGAAGCGGCGCATGGTGGCGAGCATGCCGCCTCCATGGTCACCGAAGCGGCAGCCACTACCACCGCAACCGCCGAGCTCAAGCCGACCAAGGGCAATGAGGTCAAGGGCACGGTGAGCTTCAAGACCGTCGACGGCGCGCTGCGCGTCACCGGCCAACTGAGCGGCCTCAAGCCCAACAGCGAGCACGGCTTCCACATCCACGAAAAGGGCGATTGCAGCGCACCGGACGGCAGCAGTGCCGGCGGGCATTTCAACCCGGCCCAATCCGACCACGGCACCGTCAGCGCCGACCCGCATCACGGTGGCGACATGCCCAACATCAAGGCCGACGCGCAGGGCAATGCCAGCATCGATGGCCCGGTCTCGAGCAACGTCAATCTCGGCAAGGCCGACCAGTTCGATATCGCCGGCCACGCCGTGATCGTGCATGCCGACGCGGACGACTACAAAACCCAACCCACCGGCAACGCCGGCGGCCGTCTGGCCTGCGGTGTGATCACCACCGACAACGCGCCGGCTGCGACCAAGTAA